A single genomic interval of Stenotrophomonas sp. ZAC14D1_NAIMI4_1 harbors:
- the paoC gene encoding aldehyde oxidoreductase molybdenum-binding subunit PaoC, with protein MKFNTPAGTNPIDAKKIVGQPHPRIDGPLKVSGKATYAYEWHDALPETPAYGVVVGAGVAAGAVASLDLEPARRSPGVLAIVTADNAGPLQRVKRNAAPLLGGPTISHYHQALAVVVAETFEQARAAAAKVRVRYAPRHGSFDLAAARKDESSLKTPEPDARVGDFEKAFQQADITLDATYHTPDQSHAMMEPHATLAAWDGDHLTVWTSNQMIDWGRTDLARTLGIPKDNVRLVSPYIGGGFGGKLFLRSDALLAALAARAAKRPVKVALQRPLVANNTTHRPATIQRIRLGASPNGTLTAIGHESWSGNLAGGSPEEAVQQTRFLYAGAHRLAAMRLAALDLPEGNAMRAPGETPGLMALEIAMDEMAEKVGLDPIEFRIRNDTQVDPSDPSRPFSQRQLVQCLQSGASRFGWERRNAAPATSRDGRWLVGMGVAAGFRNNLVMKSGARVRLSTDGRVTVETDMTDIGTGSYTIIGQTAAEMLGVPLEQVTVKLGDSRFPVAAGSGGQWGANSSTAGVYAACMALRTKVANALEMDPSVARFEDGHVIAGQRRAALTEATRSGELVAEDSIEFDTLQEKFQQSTFAAHFVEVGVDVATGETRIRRMLAVCAAGRILNPTTARSQVIGAMTMGIGAALSEELIVDPRLGFFVNHDLAGYEVPVHADVPHQEVVFLDEADAVSSPMKAKGVGELGLCGVSAAIANAVYNATGVRVRNYPLTLDKLLAGLPDLA; from the coding sequence ATGAAGTTCAATACGCCTGCTGGTACCAATCCCATCGATGCAAAGAAGATCGTCGGGCAACCGCACCCGCGCATCGACGGTCCATTGAAGGTGTCCGGAAAGGCGACCTACGCATACGAATGGCATGACGCACTGCCCGAGACACCGGCCTACGGCGTGGTGGTGGGTGCAGGAGTCGCCGCCGGAGCCGTCGCCTCACTGGACCTTGAGCCCGCCCGCCGCTCACCGGGCGTGCTGGCCATCGTCACTGCCGACAATGCCGGGCCGCTGCAGCGCGTGAAGCGCAACGCCGCGCCGCTGCTCGGTGGCCCGACGATCAGCCACTACCACCAGGCGCTGGCGGTGGTGGTTGCCGAGACTTTCGAGCAGGCACGCGCGGCGGCCGCCAAGGTCCGCGTGCGCTACGCACCGCGGCACGGTTCATTCGACCTGGCTGCGGCCCGCAAAGATGAGTCGTCATTGAAGACTCCCGAGCCCGATGCCCGGGTGGGCGACTTCGAAAAGGCGTTCCAGCAGGCCGACATCACCCTGGATGCGACGTATCACACCCCTGACCAGTCACACGCCATGATGGAGCCTCATGCAACGCTGGCGGCGTGGGACGGTGACCACCTGACCGTGTGGACGTCCAACCAGATGATCGACTGGGGCCGTACGGACCTGGCCAGGACCCTGGGCATCCCCAAGGACAACGTCCGCCTGGTATCGCCTTACATCGGCGGAGGCTTTGGCGGAAAGCTGTTCCTGCGCTCCGATGCCCTGCTCGCAGCGCTCGCGGCACGCGCAGCGAAGCGCCCGGTCAAGGTGGCGCTGCAACGCCCGCTGGTCGCCAACAACACGACCCACCGCCCGGCCACCATCCAGCGCATCCGGCTGGGCGCATCCCCGAACGGAACGTTGACCGCCATCGGGCACGAATCGTGGTCAGGCAACCTGGCGGGGGGCTCGCCTGAGGAAGCCGTACAGCAGACCCGCTTCCTGTACGCCGGCGCGCACCGGCTGGCCGCCATGCGATTGGCCGCGCTGGACCTGCCCGAAGGCAACGCGATGCGCGCGCCCGGCGAGACGCCCGGGCTGATGGCCCTGGAAATCGCCATGGATGAGATGGCAGAAAAGGTCGGGCTGGATCCGATCGAGTTCCGCATCCGCAACGACACCCAGGTCGACCCCAGCGATCCGTCACGGCCATTTTCGCAGCGCCAGCTGGTGCAGTGCCTGCAATCCGGTGCCTCGCGCTTCGGCTGGGAGCGTCGCAACGCAGCCCCTGCAACCAGCCGCGATGGACGCTGGCTGGTCGGCATGGGGGTGGCGGCCGGCTTCCGCAACAACCTGGTGATGAAGTCCGGCGCGCGCGTGCGCCTGTCCACTGATGGCCGCGTGACCGTCGAGACCGACATGACCGATATCGGTACAGGCAGTTACACCATCATCGGCCAGACCGCCGCCGAAATGCTGGGCGTTCCCCTGGAGCAGGTCACGGTGAAGCTGGGCGACTCGCGCTTTCCGGTTGCCGCCGGCTCTGGCGGCCAATGGGGTGCGAACAGTTCTACTGCCGGTGTCTACGCGGCCTGCATGGCACTGCGGACCAAGGTCGCCAACGCGCTGGAAATGGATCCGTCCGTGGCACGGTTCGAGGATGGCCATGTCATCGCTGGGCAACGACGGGCTGCCTTGACGGAGGCGACCCGCAGCGGCGAACTGGTTGCCGAGGACAGCATCGAATTTGACACCCTGCAGGAAAAATTCCAGCAATCCACCTTCGCTGCGCATTTCGTCGAGGTCGGCGTTGATGTCGCGACGGGCGAGACGCGCATCCGGCGGATGCTGGCCGTCTGCGCTGCGGGACGCATCCTGAATCCCACGACGGCACGCAGCCAGGTCATCGGCGCGATGACGATGGGCATCGGCGCTGCGCTGTCGGAGGAACTGATCGTCGACCCGCGCCTGGGCTTCTTCGTCAACCATGACCTTGCAGGCTACGAAGTTCCCGTGCATGCCGATGTGCCGCATCAGGAGGTCGTGTTCCTCGACGAGGCAGATGCAGTGTCATCCCCGATGAAAGCCAAGGGCGTCGGCGAGCTGGGTCTGTGTGGTGTCAGTGCCGCCATCGCCAACGCCGTCTACAACGCAACCGGTGTAAGGGTCAGGAACTACCCACTGACGCTGGACAAGCTGCTCGCAGGCCTGCCGGACCTCGCATGA
- a CDS encoding XdhC/CoxI family protein has protein sequence MTTALFPAPLDLETGNARPVLRAAADAARMRSPAVLAIVVQTEGSTYSRAGTCVLFAGDEQIGWLSGGCLEPELARAACRVAAEGRVTWVKIDTRDDAALFSGNAVGCRGCQWIALLPLHRLPGLAGCLDVWLQGRDSLHLSLATKGRIDGRCAGSSFSIQLPVLESDEAIDTRAWRLQWHRPPLVKLHGAGPEAATLVPMLEDQGWLIQIVEPRSAWQARLPSAQQNNGAQADHLVDAALVMHHNFELDLDALRLLSRSRIPFIGLLGPRQRREDLFKVLDADTRAALHSRLRSPIGLALGGRGPEAIALSITAQLQAWRHGSALGNT, from the coding sequence ATGACAACGGCGCTTTTTCCCGCACCCCTGGACCTTGAAACGGGCAATGCACGGCCCGTACTGCGTGCTGCTGCCGATGCCGCACGCATGCGCTCTCCGGCGGTGCTGGCCATCGTGGTGCAGACCGAGGGCTCGACCTACAGCCGTGCGGGGACCTGCGTGTTGTTTGCCGGCGACGAACAGATCGGCTGGCTTAGTGGCGGCTGCCTCGAGCCGGAACTCGCGCGTGCGGCCTGCAGGGTTGCAGCGGAAGGACGCGTCACCTGGGTAAAGATTGATACCCGCGATGATGCGGCGCTGTTCTCCGGCAACGCCGTGGGCTGTCGCGGCTGCCAGTGGATCGCACTGCTGCCGTTGCACCGGTTGCCCGGCCTGGCAGGCTGCCTGGATGTCTGGCTGCAGGGCCGTGACAGCCTGCACCTGTCCCTGGCAACCAAGGGTCGTATCGACGGTCGCTGTGCTGGATCTTCGTTCAGCATCCAACTGCCGGTGCTCGAGAGCGACGAGGCCATCGACACCCGCGCGTGGCGCCTGCAGTGGCACCGGCCACCGCTGGTAAAGCTGCATGGCGCCGGACCTGAGGCCGCGACGCTGGTGCCAATGCTGGAAGACCAGGGCTGGCTGATACAGATCGTGGAGCCGCGCAGTGCGTGGCAGGCGCGCCTGCCGTCGGCGCAGCAGAATAACGGGGCACAAGCAGATCACTTGGTGGATGCGGCGCTGGTCATGCACCACAACTTCGAGCTGGACCTGGATGCGTTGCGATTGCTTTCCCGATCAAGGATCCCTTTCATCGGATTGCTGGGCCCTCGCCAGCGCAGGGAGGATCTGTTCAAGGTGCTGGACGCAGATACGCGCGCCGCACTGCACTCCCGGCTGCGCTCACCCATCGGCCTCGCACTGGGCGGACGGGGGCCTGAAGCCATCGCCCTGAGCATCACCGCCCAGCTGCAGGCATGGCGGCATGGCAGCGCACTGGGCAATACGTGA
- a CDS encoding NTP transferase domain-containing protein — protein sequence MAAWQRTGQYVSGHAAVVLAAGLSRRLGRPKQWLQVEGESLLRRAARLASETDPDVLIVVTPQGPAFGSELSGLRAVQVENPAPALGIGSSLRLAAPHLGTARHVLVLVCDQPRLHAAHLRALLAAAASTPCHCAATLEGGVPGSPAVVPAAWFSGLPESGGDRGFGRRLRQTPGVALCISDASLRDIDDADDLRAALAAGWIDTPPQ from the coding sequence ATGGCGGCATGGCAGCGCACTGGGCAATACGTGAGCGGCCACGCGGCCGTAGTGCTCGCCGCCGGGCTGAGCCGTCGCCTGGGCCGGCCCAAGCAGTGGTTGCAGGTCGAAGGCGAATCATTGTTGCGGCGTGCGGCGCGGCTGGCCTCTGAAACAGATCCGGATGTCCTGATCGTCGTGACGCCGCAGGGCCCCGCTTTCGGTTCCGAACTGAGCGGACTGCGCGCCGTCCAGGTAGAGAATCCCGCGCCTGCGCTGGGCATCGGCAGCAGTCTCCGGCTGGCAGCGCCGCACCTCGGCACCGCCCGCCACGTGCTGGTCCTGGTCTGTGACCAGCCCCGCCTGCATGCAGCACATCTTCGCGCCCTGCTCGCGGCTGCGGCCAGCACGCCGTGCCACTGCGCTGCCACGCTGGAAGGCGGCGTGCCGGGCTCGCCGGCTGTCGTCCCCGCCGCATGGTTCAGCGGCCTGCCGGAAAGCGGTGGTGACCGCGGTTTCGGCCGCCGCCTGCGGCAGACCCCGGGCGTCGCCCTCTGCATCAGCGACGCGTCCCTTCGTGACATCGACGACGCGGACGATCTGCGCGCCGCGCTCGCCGCAGGATGGATCGACACGCCGCCGCAATGA
- a CDS encoding CHAD domain-containing protein, with protein MSAAEPGQAVRQRALQECRSITAALSFTDDPHASIHAARKAIRRLRALLGLVQHPALDLEDADRRLQRLGDSLSDLRDAHVVVRAAVYLQDSHAADAWPAIIARLTQRRDRLLQQSLQRDPGFERRLRRVVIVQEQLAAQPWAKLRRSALRSNLERSQRRAEKAAQRASDDGGAEAIHRWRRKVRRLRMQLDVAHALHLHAGKRQASAGDAKALHRLSDALGQQQDLQLLHNLVRAMPAAHGKARVLEQLRNAQHAG; from the coding sequence ATGTCCGCAGCAGAACCAGGCCAGGCCGTGCGGCAACGGGCACTGCAGGAGTGCCGGTCGATCACCGCGGCCCTGTCGTTCACCGATGATCCGCACGCGTCGATCCACGCCGCGCGCAAGGCGATCCGCCGCCTGCGGGCGCTGCTTGGCCTGGTGCAGCATCCGGCGCTGGACCTGGAGGACGCGGACCGCCGCCTGCAGCGCCTCGGCGACAGCCTGTCGGACCTGCGCGATGCCCATGTGGTGGTGCGGGCTGCGGTCTACCTGCAGGACAGCCATGCCGCAGACGCGTGGCCGGCCATCATCGCCCGGCTCACCCAGCGCCGCGACCGGCTGCTGCAGCAGAGCCTGCAGCGCGATCCCGGGTTCGAGCGGCGGTTGCGCCGCGTGGTGATCGTGCAGGAGCAGCTTGCGGCGCAGCCCTGGGCGAAGCTGCGGCGTTCGGCGCTGCGCAGCAACCTGGAGCGCAGCCAACGGCGGGCCGAAAAGGCCGCCCAACGTGCGAGCGACGATGGCGGGGCCGAGGCGATTCACCGCTGGCGACGCAAGGTCCGCCGCCTGCGCATGCAGCTGGACGTGGCACACGCACTGCATCTGCACGCGGGGAAACGGCAAGCGTCCGCTGGCGATGCGAAGGCCCTGCACCGGCTCAGTGATGCACTGGGGCAGCAGCAGGATCTACAGCTGCTGCACAACCTGGTCAGGGCAATGCCGGCCGCTCATGGCAAGGCGCGGGTGCTCGAGCAGCTGCGCAACGCGCAGCACGCAGGGTAA
- a CDS encoding AprI/Inh family metalloprotease inhibitor, producing the protein MAKLFPHYGLLALCSLALPATAMAQDASFGFGQDTTSTQTTSSSQTTTTTQTNNGTGQDDSGDPTQSNTDFGNMGSMTTETTTTGNAHSESRSRSSGAEVDIGYHDDNRDDWGSGRHHGGWSVRDSDLFGDWTLGQENGSSCTITLKDSQWFGGYGAWVPAGCPDGFFSVNRWMLSGNQLLLTDTNNQVIARFRPSGGGRWSGRRESDGTRIYLNPRQR; encoded by the coding sequence ATGGCCAAGCTCTTCCCGCACTACGGGCTGCTGGCGCTGTGCAGCCTTGCCCTCCCCGCCACCGCCATGGCCCAGGACGCATCGTTCGGCTTTGGCCAGGACACGACCAGCACGCAGACCACCAGCAGCTCGCAGACCACGACGACCACCCAGACGAACAACGGCACGGGCCAGGACGACAGCGGCGACCCGACCCAGTCCAATACGGACTTCGGCAACATGGGCTCGATGACCACCGAGACCACCACGACCGGCAACGCGCACTCGGAGTCGCGCAGCCGCAGTTCCGGCGCCGAGGTGGACATCGGCTACCACGACGACAACCGCGACGACTGGGGCAGCGGCCGCCACCATGGCGGCTGGTCGGTGCGCGACAGCGATCTGTTTGGTGACTGGACCCTGGGCCAGGAAAACGGCTCCAGCTGCACCATCACGCTGAAGGACAGCCAATGGTTCGGCGGCTATGGCGCGTGGGTGCCGGCCGGCTGCCCCGATGGCTTCTTTTCGGTCAACCGCTGGATGCTGTCCGGCAACCAGCTGCTGCTGACCGACACCAACAACCAGGTCATCGCACGCTTCCGCCCCAGCGGTGGCGGGCGCTGGTCGGGCCGGCGCGAATCGGACGGAACCCGCATCTACCTCAACCCGAGGCAGCGCTGA
- a CDS encoding cation diffusion facilitator family transporter yields MAAPTGSRLVVYAALFGNLAIAIAKFIAAGISGSSAMLSEGVHSLVDTLNEILLLYGLHRAEKSPDTLHPFGYGRELYFWSFIVALLVFAAGAGVSAYEGIQHIRHPQPATNHGLSYTVLGVSLLFEGTSWYIALREFRRSKGRMGYFEAFRRSKDPSTFTVLLEDSAALLGLGFALAGLLAAQLLDMPVLDGVASLCIAAVLAVTAFLLARETKGLLVGEPAHPAVAQRIMAVAVTDPDLLRANGVTTMQMGPEQVVAMLSAEFEDDRRTPQIEACITRIETAVKDEFPELVALFVKPQTPEVFAARQAALKQNN; encoded by the coding sequence ATGGCCGCTCCCACGGGCTCACGCCTGGTCGTCTACGCCGCGCTGTTCGGCAACCTCGCCATCGCCATCGCCAAGTTCATCGCTGCCGGCATTTCCGGCAGCTCGGCCATGCTGAGCGAAGGCGTCCATTCGCTGGTCGACACCCTGAACGAAATCCTGCTGCTGTACGGCCTGCACCGTGCGGAGAAGTCTCCCGACACACTGCACCCCTTCGGTTACGGGCGTGAGCTGTATTTCTGGAGCTTCATCGTCGCCCTGCTGGTGTTCGCCGCCGGTGCGGGCGTATCGGCGTACGAAGGCATCCAGCACATCCGCCACCCGCAGCCGGCCACGAACCATGGCCTCAGCTACACGGTACTGGGCGTATCGCTGCTGTTCGAGGGCACGTCGTGGTACATCGCCCTGCGCGAGTTCCGCCGCAGCAAGGGGCGCATGGGCTACTTCGAAGCCTTCCGGCGCAGCAAGGATCCCTCCACGTTCACCGTACTGCTGGAAGACAGCGCCGCGCTGCTGGGCCTGGGTTTCGCCTTGGCCGGCCTGCTGGCCGCGCAGCTGCTGGACATGCCCGTGCTCGATGGCGTGGCCTCCCTGTGCATCGCGGCCGTGCTCGCCGTGACCGCTTTCCTGCTGGCGCGGGAAACCAAGGGCCTGCTGGTGGGCGAGCCGGCCCACCCGGCGGTGGCGCAGCGGATCATGGCCGTGGCGGTCACTGATCCTGACCTGCTGCGTGCCAACGGCGTGACGACCATGCAGATGGGGCCCGAGCAGGTGGTGGCGATGCTCAGCGCGGAGTTCGAGGACGACCGGCGCACGCCGCAGATCGAAGCCTGCATCACCCGTATCGAGACGGCGGTCAAGGACGAATTTCCCGAACTGGTGGCACTGTTCGTCAAGCCGCAGACCCCGGAAGTCTTTGCTGCACGCCAGGCGGCGCTGAAGCAGAACAACTGA
- a CDS encoding PAS domain S-box protein produces the protein MDEASRLCEIDRLGVLDTPSEPVFDAIVAAAQAATGMPMGLISIVAEHRQWFKANIGLPGTSETPRDISFCTHAIERDALMEIPDARQDPLFAANPLVTGGPRIRHYAGIPLGTAHGARIGTLCLLDTMPGVLSPSQRELMVHLGRVTTQVLEQRAALLQKVDQAQHLHSDLKRSEDFLERTNTAAKVGGWELDLTSNEVRWTRETKQIHGVRASYQPSLDSALSFYRDDSRAIIEASVKRCVEAGTPWEVQLPMTTADGRSIWTRVVGSRQQVEGRPRLVGAIQDITEERAVLDALEASEVRYRRLFHYSLGLICTHTLDGTVTSVNPAAVQSLGFPESQMVGRSLCDLMPPEKRDAFKAYLARIESNHTDAGVIELIAADGSRRYWAYNNVLDSEAHPPFVLGHAQDVTALRQQEERLRELSQRDPLTLCHNRRYLHRLEQLETESWACVVFDLDHFKQVNDTQGHRRGDAILVEFAAFLRSPLGAGESEVRLGGDEFMVVLIQPGRERLQALLDWYEVNAGLAPIAFSMGAATHARGEVVADTIHRADNSLYSTRERVRRRKREDDPVMPAGSTSTSD, from the coding sequence ATGGATGAAGCTTCCAGACTCTGTGAGATCGACCGCCTGGGCGTGCTCGACACGCCCTCAGAACCCGTCTTCGATGCCATCGTCGCGGCCGCCCAGGCTGCGACCGGCATGCCGATGGGGCTGATTTCCATCGTTGCCGAACACCGGCAATGGTTCAAGGCCAACATCGGCCTGCCCGGCACCAGCGAAACCCCGCGCGACATTTCGTTCTGCACGCATGCCATCGAGCGCGACGCGCTGATGGAGATTCCTGACGCGCGCCAGGACCCGCTGTTCGCGGCCAATCCGCTGGTCACCGGCGGCCCACGCATACGCCATTACGCCGGCATTCCGCTTGGCACCGCGCATGGCGCCCGCATCGGCACCCTGTGCCTGCTCGATACGATGCCCGGCGTGCTCTCGCCCTCGCAGCGCGAACTGATGGTGCACCTGGGCCGGGTGACCACCCAGGTCCTGGAACAGCGCGCCGCGCTGCTGCAGAAGGTCGACCAGGCCCAGCACCTGCACAGCGACCTCAAGCGCAGCGAGGATTTCCTCGAACGTACCAACACTGCCGCCAAGGTGGGCGGCTGGGAACTGGACCTGACCAGCAACGAGGTGCGCTGGACCCGCGAGACCAAGCAGATCCACGGCGTGCGCGCCAGCTACCAGCCATCCCTGGACAGCGCCCTGTCCTTCTACCGCGACGACAGCCGCGCCATCATCGAGGCCTCGGTCAAGCGCTGCGTCGAGGCCGGCACGCCCTGGGAAGTACAGTTGCCGATGACCACCGCCGATGGCCGTTCGATCTGGACCCGCGTGGTCGGCAGCCGCCAGCAGGTAGAGGGACGGCCACGCCTGGTCGGCGCCATCCAGGACATCACCGAGGAACGCGCGGTGCTGGATGCGCTGGAAGCCAGCGAAGTGCGCTACCGGCGCCTGTTCCACTACAGCCTGGGCCTGATCTGCACGCACACGCTGGACGGTACGGTCACCTCGGTGAACCCGGCGGCGGTGCAGTCGCTGGGCTTCCCCGAAAGCCAGATGGTCGGCCGCAGCCTGTGCGACCTGATGCCGCCGGAGAAGCGCGATGCGTTCAAGGCCTACCTGGCGCGGATCGAGAGCAACCATACCGATGCCGGTGTCATCGAGCTGATCGCGGCCGATGGCAGCCGCCGCTACTGGGCCTACAACAACGTGCTGGACAGCGAGGCGCATCCACCGTTCGTGCTCGGCCACGCCCAGGACGTCACCGCGCTGCGGCAGCAGGAAGAGCGCCTGCGCGAACTGTCCCAGCGCGACCCGCTGACCCTGTGCCACAACCGCCGCTACCTGCACCGGCTGGAACAGCTGGAAACCGAATCCTGGGCCTGCGTGGTGTTCGACCTGGATCATTTCAAGCAGGTCAACGATACCCAGGGCCATCGCCGCGGCGACGCCATCCTGGTGGAGTTCGCTGCGTTCCTGCGCTCGCCGCTGGGTGCAGGCGAAAGCGAGGTCCGGCTCGGCGGCGACGAGTTCATGGTGGTGTTGATCCAGCCGGGCCGCGAGCGCCTGCAGGCCCTGCTGGACTGGTATGAGGTCAATGCCGGGCTTGCCCCGATCGCGTTCTCGATGGGTGCGGCCACGCATGCCCGCGGCGAGGTGGTGGCCGACACCATCCATCGCGCCGACAACAGCCTGTACAGCACCCGCGAACGGGTGCGCCGGCGCAAGCGGGAGGATGATCCCGTGATGCCTGCGGGATCCACGTCCACATCCGATTGA
- a CDS encoding crosslink repair DNA glycosylase YcaQ family protein: MPAMPSLDDLRRHAVARTLFTPTTLLAAIRRLGFVQADPIRAPARAQDLILRHRVKGYRAGDLERRYARLPVEEDCLVNYGFLPREHLALMHPRVSKRVWDAATRRRAAEVLEFVQARGSVHPREVDQAFAHGRVTNYWGGTSNASTHLLDGMHYRGMLRVQRRDSGTRIYGIAEHPLADAGAAAQALRAAALIDLVVRTYAPLPAASLTYLVRLLGYGAPHLAAPLQQALRDARQALASTVVDGTTWYWPAEENPRSRRFQVDEQVRLLAPFDPVTWDRRRFELLWGWVYKFEAYTPAPKRRFGYYALPLLWRDQVIGWANISVRDGGLQPAFGYASGKAPREVAFRNALDDELQRMSDFLLGPSGAP, from the coding sequence ATGCCTGCCATGCCCAGCCTTGATGACCTGCGCCGCCATGCAGTGGCGCGCACGCTGTTCACGCCGACCACCCTGCTGGCGGCGATCCGTCGCCTCGGCTTCGTGCAGGCGGACCCCATACGCGCACCGGCCCGCGCCCAGGACCTGATCCTGCGCCACCGGGTGAAGGGCTACCGGGCCGGTGACCTGGAGCGGCGCTATGCGCGGCTGCCGGTGGAAGAAGACTGCCTGGTCAATTATGGGTTCCTGCCGCGCGAGCACCTGGCGTTGATGCACCCTCGAGTATCCAAGCGGGTATGGGACGCCGCCACGCGGCGCCGGGCGGCCGAAGTGCTGGAATTCGTGCAGGCGCGTGGCAGTGTCCACCCGCGCGAGGTGGACCAGGCCTTTGCCCATGGGCGGGTGACCAACTATTGGGGCGGCACCAGCAATGCCAGCACGCACCTGCTCGATGGCATGCACTACCGCGGCATGTTGCGCGTGCAGCGGCGTGACAGTGGTACCCGCATCTACGGCATCGCCGAGCACCCGCTGGCGGATGCCGGGGCCGCCGCACAGGCGCTGCGGGCAGCCGCGCTCATCGACCTGGTGGTCCGCACCTACGCGCCATTGCCAGCCGCCAGCCTGACCTATCTCGTGCGCCTGCTCGGTTATGGCGCGCCGCACCTGGCTGCGCCGCTGCAGCAGGCATTGCGTGATGCCCGGCAGGCACTGGCCAGTACCGTTGTCGATGGCACGACCTGGTATTGGCCGGCCGAAGAAAACCCGCGTTCGCGGCGCTTCCAGGTGGATGAGCAGGTGCGCCTGCTGGCGCCCTTCGACCCGGTCACCTGGGATCGCCGGCGCTTCGAGCTGCTGTGGGGGTGGGTGTACAAGTTCGAGGCCTATACGCCTGCGCCCAAGCGCCGCTTCGGCTACTACGCATTGCCGTTGCTGTGGCGTGACCAGGTGATCGGCTGGGCCAACATCAGCGTGCGCGACGGCGGCCTGCAGCCGGCGTTCGGCTACGCCAGCGGCAAGGCGCCGCGCGAGGTCGCATTCCGCAATGCACTGGATGACGAACTGCAGCGCATGAGCGACTTCCTGCTCGGGCCCAGCGGCGCGCCCTGA
- the pip gene encoding prolyl aminopeptidase, whose protein sequence is MRTLYPSITPYREHRLAVDALHTLHLEECGNPDGIPVVFLHGGPGAGVSPTHRRFFDPARYRIVLIDQRGCGRSTPFGELRDNTTAHLVQDIERARAHLGIERWLVFGGSWGSTLALAYAQAHSERASGVIVRGVYLGRAEENAWFNQADGGARWIFPERWARYEAHIPEEERGDLIAAYWKRLDSPDRQTQIAAALAWLGWEDNAATLVHDVDAVSDADPLDTLAKARIEAHYFRHNAFLEHGQLLRGVDRIRHLPGVIVQGRYDIICPARSAWDLACAWPEAQLEMVLSGHSATEPATTDALVRATDAFADRSAHL, encoded by the coding sequence ATGCGCACGCTCTATCCCTCGATCACGCCCTACCGCGAGCACCGCCTCGCCGTGGATGCGCTGCACACGCTGCATCTGGAGGAGTGTGGCAACCCCGATGGCATCCCGGTCGTGTTCCTGCATGGCGGACCGGGGGCAGGCGTCTCGCCTACGCATCGACGCTTCTTCGACCCGGCGCGCTACCGCATCGTGTTGATCGACCAGCGCGGCTGCGGACGCTCCACTCCCTTTGGCGAGCTGCGCGACAACACCACCGCGCACCTGGTGCAGGACATCGAGCGTGCGCGCGCGCATCTGGGCATCGAGCGCTGGCTGGTGTTCGGTGGCTCCTGGGGGTCCACCCTGGCGCTGGCCTATGCGCAGGCCCATTCCGAGCGTGCGAGCGGCGTGATCGTGCGCGGCGTATATCTGGGCCGCGCGGAAGAGAACGCCTGGTTCAACCAGGCCGACGGCGGTGCGCGCTGGATCTTCCCCGAGCGCTGGGCGCGCTACGAGGCGCATATTCCTGAAGAAGAGCGTGGCGACCTGATTGCTGCGTACTGGAAGCGGCTGGACAGCCCTGACCGACAGACGCAGATCGCCGCCGCCCTGGCCTGGCTGGGCTGGGAGGACAACGCCGCCACCCTGGTGCATGACGTTGATGCGGTCTCCGACGCCGATCCGCTCGACACGTTGGCCAAGGCACGCATCGAGGCCCATTACTTCCGCCACAACGCGTTTCTCGAACATGGGCAACTGCTGCGCGGGGTTGATCGCATCCGCCACCTGCCCGGGGTGATCGTGCAGGGGCGCTACGACATCATCTGCCCGGCACGCAGCGCCTGGGATCTCGCCTGCGCCTGGCCGGAGGCCCAGCTGGAGATGGTGTTGTCCGGGCACAGCGCCACCGAACCCGCCACGACCGATGCACTGGTGCGCGCGACGGACGCATTCGCGGATCGTTCCGCGCATCTGTAG